A part of Oncorhynchus clarkii lewisi isolate Uvic-CL-2024 chromosome 17, UVic_Ocla_1.0, whole genome shotgun sequence genomic DNA contains:
- the LOC139369504 gene encoding eukaryotic translation initiation factor 3 subunit A-like, with protein sequence MDEENKGDSKRDEENKGDSMRDEENKGDSRRDEENKGDSRRDEENKGDSRRDEENNGDSRRDEENKGDSRRDEENKGDSRREEENKGDSRRDEENKGDSRRDEENKGDSRRDEENKGDSRRDEENKGDSRRDEENKGDSRRGEENKGDSRRDEENKGDSRRDEENKGDSRRDEENKGDSRRDEENKGDSRRAEENKGDSRRDEENKGDSRMDDENKGDSKRDEENKGDSMRDEENKGDSRRDEEDKGDSRRDEEDKGDGRRDEEDR encoded by the coding sequence ATGGATGAAGAGAACAAGGGGGACAGCAAGAGGGATGAAGAGAACAAGGGGGACAGCATGAGGGATGAAGAGAACAAGGGGGACAgcaggagggatgaagagaacaAGGGGGACAgcaggagggatgaagagaacaAGGGGGACAgcaggagggatgaagagaacaATGGGGACAgcaggagggatgaagagaacaAGGGGGATAgcaggagggatgaagagaacaAGGGGGACagcaggagggaggaagagaacaaGGGGGACAgcaggagggatgaagagaacaAGGGGGATAgcaggagggatgaagagaacaAGGGGGACAgcaggagggatgaagagaacaAGGGGGATAgcaggagggatgaagagaacaAGGGGGACAgcaggagggatgaagagaacaAGGGGGATAGCAGGAGGGGTGAAGAGAACAAGGGGGACAgcaggagggatgaagagaacaAGGGGGACAgcaggagggatgaagagaacaAGGGGGACAgcaggagggatgaagagaacaAGGGGGACAgcaggagggatgaagagaacaAGGGGGATAGCAGGAGGGCTGAAGAGAACAAGGGGGATAgcaggagggatgaagagaacaAGGGGGATAGCAGGATGGATGATGAGAACAAGGGGGACAGCAAGAGGGATGAAGAGAACAAGGGGGACAGCATGAGGGATGAAGAGAACAAGGGGGATAgcaggagggatgaagaggacaAGGGGGATAgcaggagggatgaagaggacaAGGGGGATGgcaggagggatgaagaggacagGTAG